In Pseudomonas poae, a single genomic region encodes these proteins:
- a CDS encoding DUF1127 domain-containing protein, translating into MDTQTPLYKRLLNKTARTLARWVRQAHERRQLAQMDRRELSDVGISPSDRLSELSKPFWRD; encoded by the coding sequence ATGGATACCCAAACCCCTCTCTATAAACGGTTACTAAACAAGACGGCCCGCACGCTGGCACGCTGGGTACGCCAAGCCCATGAGCGACGCCAGCTGGCTCAAATGGATCGTCGGGAATTATCCGACGTGGGCATCAGCCCCAGCGACCGTCTGAGCGAATTGTCCAAGCCCTTCTGGCGTGACTAG
- a CDS encoding DUF2388 domain-containing protein, translating to MSRLRLLSAAALLAVAANASATSLIVTTDSIVGALKATSDATSDATSSLRDNKVVRAARDDAASFVASEGAIRGVKLESALAQIRQQAPQLNTATDAQLAQAILAI from the coding sequence ATGTCCCGTCTTCGCCTGCTGAGTGCCGCTGCCCTGTTGGCCGTGGCTGCCAACGCCAGCGCAACCAGCCTTATCGTGACCACTGACTCGATCGTCGGCGCACTCAAAGCCACCTCCGATGCGACCTCCGATGCCACATCGTCCCTGCGTGACAACAAGGTCGTACGCGCCGCGCGTGACGACGCTGCCAGCTTTGTCGCCAGCGAAGGCGCCATTCGTGGCGTGAAGCTGGAAAGCGCCCTGGCCCAGATCCGCCAACAAGCGCCGCAACTCAATACCGCGACTGACGCACAGCTGGCCCAAGCGATCCTGGCTATCTGA
- a CDS encoding DUF2388 domain-containing protein, which yields MRSPLIAATLGLLLLADVAQAHTLVATSNIIVRASGRTIDFTSDTTTSIRDSKVVREAHDDAASFVATNGEIRGAQLEAAFDTIRTRMPETRDASDQSLAEAILAL from the coding sequence ATGCGTAGCCCGCTGATCGCCGCCACCCTTGGCCTGCTGTTGTTGGCCGACGTCGCCCAGGCACATACCCTGGTGGCCACCAGTAACATCATTGTTCGCGCCTCCGGCCGCACCATCGATTTCACCTCGGACACCACCACCTCCATCCGCGACTCCAAGGTCGTGCGTGAAGCACACGATGATGCCGCCAGTTTCGTCGCCACCAATGGCGAGATCCGTGGCGCACAACTGGAAGCGGCTTTCGACACCATTCGTACGCGCATGCCGGAAACGCGTGACGCCAGCGACCAGAGCCTCGCCGAAGCTATCCTCGCTCTGTGA
- a CDS encoding DUF4105 domain-containing protein — MRRLAAWLLAWAVLLCAGAAQAGLQLRLKTDGLSPAEQQASQALLDEAMRSLPPRFIEQLDRRIDVGWTDKMPSNAYGQASLVSELDLNSNLLASLTDGSAATQKTNRPHGTVRREMLATVLHELTHIYDRARLWSKEDRALINRCSRQNNITGLIGLPDQCRGQNDRRFTLSDDPRLLDLAGWPQYVGRRGEREQHNHQVARSPDIYETTSPLEFVAVNMEYFLLDPSYACRRPALFRYYKEHFGWAPPEQDTCAKTYAFLNAGNDFAKTPLGQIDPERVYEIDYLLAEANQNLVSRWGHSMLRLVICAPGRPRGPDCRLDLDQHLVLSYRAFVGDVQLSSWDGLVGKYPSRLFVLPLAQVIDEYTKTELRGLASVPLKLTRQEINDTVEHAAEMHWSYDGNYFFISNNCAVESLKLLRSGSANPQLTGLDNITPNGLLEVLSARGLADTSVLDDKRNALRLGYHFDSFRERYQAMFEVLRKYLPIKQTQVEDWLSLSAAERRPWFDQADLRTSAALLLLEQASYRKQLMLAQDEVKQRYLGARELKNGGMEKANNTLQQILANSGFLSRPAELLDSGGYGLPQPSEAKRLESESAERQKQLQSLTGDLDKEVRALLDPSRADEIAACEANLKQVGEHLRKLHKAAGGLELP; from the coding sequence GTGAGGCGACTCGCCGCCTGGCTCTTGGCGTGGGCTGTGCTGCTCTGTGCAGGCGCAGCCCAGGCCGGCCTGCAACTGCGGCTCAAGACCGATGGCTTGAGCCCGGCTGAACAACAGGCCAGCCAGGCATTGCTCGACGAGGCGATGCGCTCATTGCCGCCACGCTTTATCGAGCAGCTGGACAGGCGCATCGATGTCGGCTGGACCGACAAAATGCCCAGCAACGCCTACGGCCAGGCGTCCCTGGTGTCCGAGCTGGACCTCAACAGCAACCTGCTCGCCAGCCTCACTGATGGCAGCGCCGCCACCCAGAAAACCAATCGCCCCCACGGCACTGTGCGCCGGGAAATGCTCGCCACCGTGCTGCATGAACTGACCCACATCTATGACCGTGCGCGCCTGTGGTCCAAGGAAGACCGTGCGCTGATCAACCGCTGCAGTCGCCAGAACAACATCACCGGCCTGATCGGCCTGCCCGATCAATGCCGTGGCCAGAATGACCGCCGCTTCACCCTCAGCGACGACCCGCGCCTGCTGGACCTCGCCGGCTGGCCGCAATACGTCGGGCGCCGTGGCGAACGTGAACAGCACAACCATCAGGTTGCCCGCAGCCCGGACATCTACGAAACCACCAGCCCGCTGGAATTCGTGGCGGTCAACATGGAGTACTTCCTGCTCGACCCCAGCTACGCCTGCCGACGCCCCGCGCTGTTTCGTTATTACAAGGAGCACTTCGGCTGGGCACCGCCCGAGCAGGACACCTGCGCCAAGACCTATGCCTTCCTGAACGCAGGCAACGACTTTGCCAAGACGCCGCTGGGCCAGATCGACCCGGAGCGCGTCTACGAAATCGACTACCTGCTGGCCGAAGCCAACCAGAACCTGGTCAGCCGCTGGGGCCACAGCATGCTGCGCCTGGTGATCTGCGCCCCCGGTCGCCCGCGTGGTCCGGATTGTCGCTTGGACCTGGACCAGCATCTGGTGCTGTCCTACCGCGCCTTCGTCGGTGACGTTCAGTTGTCGAGTTGGGATGGACTGGTGGGCAAGTACCCGTCGCGGCTGTTTGTGCTGCCGCTGGCCCAGGTAATCGACGAATACACCAAGACCGAGCTGCGCGGCCTGGCCTCCGTGCCCTTGAAACTGACGCGCCAGGAAATCAACGACACCGTCGAGCACGCTGCCGAGATGCATTGGAGCTATGACGGCAACTACTTCTTCATCTCCAACAATTGCGCAGTAGAGAGCCTGAAGCTGTTGCGCAGCGGCAGCGCCAACCCGCAACTGACTGGCCTGGACAACATCACCCCCAACGGTTTGTTGGAAGTTCTCAGCGCTCGCGGCTTGGCCGATACCAGCGTGCTCGACGACAAACGCAATGCCCTGCGCCTGGGTTATCACTTCGACTCCTTCCGCGAGCGCTACCAGGCGATGTTTGAAGTGCTGCGCAAATACCTGCCGATCAAGCAGACCCAGGTCGAAGACTGGCTGTCCCTCAGCGCCGCCGAACGCCGCCCCTGGTTCGACCAGGCCGACCTGCGTACCAGCGCCGCATTGCTGCTGTTGGAGCAGGCCAGCTATCGCAAGCAGTTGATGCTGGCACAAGACGAAGTCAAACAGCGCTACCTCGGTGCCCGCGAGCTGAAAAACGGCGGCATGGAGAAAGCCAATAACACCCTGCAACAAATCCTCGCCAACAGTGGCTTCCTCAGCCGCCCGGCAGAACTTTTGGACAGCGGTGGCTACGGCCTGCCGCAACCGTCGGAAGCCAAGCGCCTGGAATCGGAAAGCGCCGAGCGCCAGAAGCAGTTGCAATCGCTGACTGGCGACTTGGATAAAGAGGTAAGGGCGCTGCTGGACCCGTCCCGTGCGGATGAAATTGCTGCGTGTGAGGCCAACCTCAAGCAGGTGGGTGAACACTTGCGCAAGCTTCACAAAGCTGCCGGCGGCCTCGAACTGCCCTGA
- a CDS encoding citrate transporter has protein sequence MLTFLGFAMVITFMFLIMTKRLSALIALIIVPILFALFGGFAPEIGPMMLAGITKLAPTGVMLMFAILYFALMIDSGLFDPAVRKILKMVKGDPLKVSVGTAVLALVVSLDGDGATTYMICVAAMLPLYQRIGMSPRIMAGLIILAGGVMNMTPWGGPTARAASALHVDPSDIFVPMIPAMAVGVVAILVIAYMYGLRERARLGELHLHGDEIDHSEISVSQFPDARRPKLIWFNGALTFALMCTLIAGLLPLPVLFMVAFSIAMIVNYPCLQMQKDRIAAHSGSVLAVTGLIFAAGIFTGILSGTGMVDAMSKSLLAVIPDALGPYLAVITALVSMPFTFFMSNDAFYYGVLPVLAEAASHYGITAVEMARASIVGQPVHLLSPLVPSTYLLVALAGIEFGDHQRFTLKWAVLVCLCIMFAALLMGIFPLFSTL, from the coding sequence ATGCTGACTTTCCTTGGCTTTGCCATGGTCATCACGTTCATGTTCCTGATCATGACCAAGCGCCTGTCCGCGCTGATCGCCTTGATCATCGTGCCAATCCTGTTCGCGCTGTTCGGCGGTTTCGCGCCGGAGATCGGCCCGATGATGCTTGCGGGCATCACCAAGCTGGCGCCGACCGGCGTGATGTTGATGTTCGCCATTCTCTACTTTGCCCTGATGATCGACTCCGGCCTGTTCGACCCGGCCGTGCGCAAGATCCTCAAGATGGTCAAGGGCGACCCGCTGAAAGTTTCGGTCGGCACCGCCGTGCTGGCTCTGGTCGTGTCCCTCGACGGTGACGGCGCCACCACCTACATGATCTGCGTGGCCGCCATGCTGCCGCTGTACCAGCGCATTGGCATGAGCCCGCGAATCATGGCAGGCCTGATCATTCTCGCCGGTGGTGTGATGAACATGACCCCTTGGGGTGGCCCGACGGCACGCGCCGCCAGTGCATTGCATGTGGACCCGTCGGACATTTTTGTACCGATGATCCCGGCCATGGCCGTCGGCGTCGTGGCGATCCTGGTGATTGCCTACATGTACGGCCTGCGTGAGCGCGCACGTCTGGGTGAACTGCACCTGCACGGCGATGAGATCGACCACAGCGAAATCAGCGTGTCGCAATTCCCGGACGCCCGCCGTCCAAAGCTGATCTGGTTCAACGGCGCGCTGACCTTCGCCCTGATGTGCACGCTGATCGCCGGCCTGTTGCCGCTGCCGGTGCTGTTCATGGTGGCGTTCAGTATCGCGATGATCGTCAACTACCCGTGCCTGCAGATGCAGAAAGACCGCATCGCCGCCCACTCCGGCAGCGTACTGGCGGTCACCGGCCTGATCTTCGCGGCGGGTATCTTCACCGGCATCCTGTCGGGTACCGGCATGGTCGATGCCATGTCCAAGAGCCTGCTGGCGGTCATTCCCGACGCACTCGGCCCGTATCTGGCGGTAATCACCGCGCTGGTGAGCATGCCGTTCACCTTCTTCATGTCCAACGATGCGTTCTACTACGGCGTATTGCCGGTGCTGGCCGAAGCCGCCAGCCACTACGGCATCACCGCTGTGGAAATGGCCCGCGCCTCCATCGTTGGCCAGCCCGTGCACTTGCTCAGCCCGCTGGTACCGTCCACCTACCTGTTGGTAGCCCTGGCTGGCATCGAATTCGGCGATCACCAGCGCTTCACCCTCAAGTGGGCAGTACTGGTGTGCCTGTGCATAATGTTCGCCGCATTGCTGATGGGGATTTTTCCGCTGTTCAGCACTCTATAA